Proteins encoded in a region of the Zea mays cultivar B73 chromosome 2, Zm-B73-REFERENCE-NAM-5.0, whole genome shotgun sequence genome:
- the LOC100283614 gene encoding calmodulin-binding heat-shock protein (The RefSeq protein has 1 substitution compared to this genomic sequence), producing MSLACGLPLLECVYCLACARWAWKRCLHSGEVDSATWGLASADDFEPVPRMCRLVMANYEPDLSPSAPLLFAPPGGYGIDPACVLRRRTYADTRGRVTPYLLYLDHAHADIVLALRGLNLVKESDYALLLDNRLGKRRFDGGYVHNGLLRAAGWVLDAECDLLRELLETYPDYTLTFTGHSLGAGIAAMLTMVVVLNLDKIGNIDRTRTRCYAMAPSRCMSLNLAVRYADVINSVVLQDDFLPRTATPLEDIFKSILCLPCLLGLRCLRDTCIPEDAMLKDPRRLYAPGRIYHIVERRTCRCGRYPPVVKTAVPVDGRFEHIVLSCNATADHAIIWIEREAQKALDLMLEEENTLAVPSEQRMERNETLQREHVEEHRAALRRAVTLSVPDGRRPSPYGTFDDVEQHRQQPERSESFPPAGPRQRMSWNDLIERVFDKDEDGQIVLRSSVLL from the exons ATGTCGCTGGCCTGCGGCCTGCCGCTGCTCGAGTGCGTCTACTGCCTCGCTTGCGCGCGCTGGGCATGGAAGCGCTGCCTCCACAGCGGCGAGGTCGACAGCGCCACCTGGGGCCTCGCCTCCGCCGACGACTTCGAGCCCGTGCCGCGCATGTGCCGCCTCGTCATGGCCAACTACGAACCCGATCTCTCCCCCTCCGCCCCGCTCCTCTTCGCGCCGCCCGGCGGCTACGGCATCGACCCCGCCTGCGTCCTCCGCCGCCGGACCTACGCCGACACACGCGGCCGCGTCACGCCCTACCTCCTCTACCTCGATCACGCCCACGCCGACATCGTCCTCGCGCTCCGCGGGCTCAACCTCGTCAAGGAGTCCGACTACGCGCTCCTTCTCGACAACCGTCTCGGCAAGCGCCGCTTCGACGGCGGCTACGTCCACAACGGCCTCCTCAGGGCCGCCGGCTGGGTGCTCGATGCTGAGTGCGACCTCCTCAGGGAACTCCTCGAGACGTACCCCGACTACACGCTCACCTTCACGGGTCATTCTCTGGGCGCCGGCATCGCCGCCATGCTCACCATGGTCGTCGTCCTCAACCTCGACAAGATTGGCAACATCGACAGGACCCGCACACGCTGCTACGCCATGGCGCCGGCCAGGTGCATGTCGCTCAACCTCGCCGTCAGATATGCTGACGTTATCAATTCGGTCGTCCTTCAG GACGACTTCTTGCCCCGGACGGCTACTCCTCTTGAAGACATTTTCAAGTCGATCCTCTG CTTGCCTTGCCTCCTAGGTTTGAGATGTTTGAGGGATACATGTATACCTGAAGACGCTATGCTTAAGGATCCAAGGAGGCTTTATGCACCAGGCCGGATTTATCACATAGTCGAAAGAAGAACGTGCAG GTGCGGAAGATATCCACCGGTAGTCAAAACAGCTGTGCCGGTGGATGGTAGATTTGAGCACATAGTTCTTTCCTGCAATGCCACAGCGGACCATGCCATTATTTGGATTGAGAGGGAGGCCCAGAAGGCTTTGGAT CTGATGCTGGAGGAGGAGAACACGCTGGCAGTGCCGTCGGAGCAGCGGATGGAGCGGAACGAAACCCTGCAGAGGGAGCATGTGGAGGAGCACAGGGCCGCTCTGCGCCGGGCCGTCACGCTGTCGGTGCCAGACGGGCGGCGACCGTCGCCGTACGGTACGTTTGACGACGTGGAGCAGCATCGCCAGCAGCCGGAGAGGAGCGAGAGCTTCCCGCCGGCGGGGCCCAGGCAGCGCATGAGCTGGAACGACCTGATCGAGCGAGTGTTCGACAAGGACGAGGACGGCCAGATCGTGCTGCGCAGCTCGGTTCTTCTCTGA